GCCGCGGTCGTTACCCTGGCGATTGGGCGTGGTCGGGTCGTGGATCTGGAAGAAAAATTCCAGGATCTTGCGGTAACTGAGCACGGCGGGATCGAACTCGATCTCGATGGCCTCCGCGTGCGAACCGTGGTTCCGATAGGTGGCGTTGGGGACATCGCCGCCCGAATAACCCACGCGGGTGGCGATCACGCCCGGCTGCTTGCGGATCAGGTCCTGCATGCCCCAGAAGCAGCCGCCTGCCAGGATGGCGCGCGAGTTCATGCCTCACCCCCGTCACGGGCGGCAAACTGTGCCGCATAGTCCGCATATCCTTCCTTTTCCAGGTCGGCCGCGGGAATGAAGCGAAGCGAGGCGGAGTTGATGCAGTAACGCAGGCCGCCCTTGTCGCGCGGGCCGTCCGGGAATACATGACCGAGATGGCTGTCGGCATGGGTGGAACGCACTTCCGTACGGATCATGCCGTGGGTGATGTCGCGCTTCTCCGCCACGTGCTCGTCCTCGAGCGGGCGGGTGAAGCTGGGCCAGCCACAGCCGCTGTCGAATTTGTCCAGCGACGAAAACAAGGGCTCGCCGGAAACGATATCGACATAGATGCCGGGCGCATGGCTATCGTGGAACGCGTTCTGAAACGGGCGCTCCGTGCCGCTCTCCTGGGTGACGCGGAACTGCTCCGGCGTCAGCCGGGCAAGGGCTTCGGGGGTTTTTCGGTAGTCGGCCATGGGGCACTCCTCGAGGGGGATGGCGGCGTTCCACCGATAATGCGGGCAGCTTGCGTGGATGCAATGGCAACGCGCTGCCCGCTCCTGCCCGGCCCGTTCAGCCGGCGATGTCCTCGATCCAGCGGTGCCCGGCGCGACGGAGCAGCTCACGTGCCGCATCCGGGCCCCAGGTACCCGCCTCGTAGGTGTCGGGGCCCTGCGTGTCGGTCTCCCAGGCTTCGAGGATGGGCGTCACCCAGCGCCAGGCGGCCTCGGTCTCGTCCTT
This DNA window, taken from Luteibacter sp. 9135, encodes the following:
- the msrA gene encoding peptide-methionine (S)-S-oxide reductase MsrA, which codes for MNSRAILAGGCFWGMQDLIRKQPGVIATRVGYSGGDVPNATYRNHGSHAEAIEIEFDPAVLSYRKILEFFFQIHDPTTPNRQGNDRGLSYRSAIFYLDDEQKAIAEDTIADVDASGLWPGNAVTELAPAGDFWEAEPEHQDYLEKFPNGYTCHFIRPDWVLPSRGA
- the msrB gene encoding peptide-methionine (R)-S-oxide reductase MsrB — translated: MADYRKTPEALARLTPEQFRVTQESGTERPFQNAFHDSHAPGIYVDIVSGEPLFSSLDKFDSGCGWPSFTRPLEDEHVAEKRDITHGMIRTEVRSTHADSHLGHVFPDGPRDKGGLRYCINSASLRFIPAADLEKEGYADYAAQFAARDGGEA